The following is a genomic window from Anopheles aquasalis chromosome 3, idAnoAquaMG_Q_19, whole genome shotgun sequence.
AAGAATATCGGAGGATATTAATCGATTACCCTGCACTACGAATGTCGTCTAGTTACCTTCGATCCATCGTACTCCTTCAGCAGCCTCGGGGTGAAGATGAATTTATGGAATGGCATTTTCGCTGCTGTTCCGGGCGGTGCGTTTGCGGAATATTGTGTATCCTTCGAGTGTTGTGCTACGACGTAAGCAAACGATGAGCGTATGCGCACCACAGCCTTCGAGTTTCTGGAGTgtgtagcggcagcagcagcagcacgaaggGCCACGTTCCTTAAGCACCACTTCCCGTTCTACCACTTTTCGACGAAGGACGACGGAACGCGCGAAGGgttgaattattaattaatCACTAGGAGGTGGATTACATGCGACTATTGATATCTCTCTACGGAGCGTTTCAGCAAACCACTTATCTAACAAAACATCACCCCCGTCTcctgctcgctctcttcctttttcgtaCAAACACAAAAGGTGATTTACCGATTATTGTGCAGGTGTCCGCATGTGCGCCTTCTTCTTAAAGAAGATTGATTCCTTTGCGAGCCTCTTCGTAGTGCATTATCATTCAACTTTCACAGATTTTCGTTGcgaaattttattatttttctagaatttattaaaaaattaaaaacgagTTGTAGGAACCTTGGCCAAGGAGTTTTGTTgaaacaacacagcaacaatTCTAATAATTCATTCGCAAAGTGTTCCTAAGCGATGCAGTAAAGCATTCTGTACGTTGAAGATAGAATTTATGACAAAATTAAACAGGAAATATTGGAAAATCGTCGTTAAAAGGGCTCTAGAGCGCTGAAGCCGACCGCATAAATTGGCaagttttcttctttttcttttcttcgcttgtCTTCGCGCTACGATTCGACTTGCAACCGTCAACAGTTTTTCCGCGTCTCCGGCCATTGTTCACGTATTCGGAAGAGATGGGGAGTTTTAACAGCAAAATATCGCCATCGAACGATAAAATTCGCAATGCCGAACAGGGTGAAGAGTCTACTACCGATCCCCGATCGCCGACATTGCATATCAACAGAAGTCCCATCAGTCCGGAGGTAAGCCTGTTGCGACGGCGCTGATGACGAATCCTGGGTCTTTAATCCACCATCCTGTCGCTCTGGTTCTTCGCAGAAGGGCGGCATATCGCGTGCATCCATCACGAAGGGGAAAGATCTGACCTCCGCGCTGACAGACGGACCAACGGAGACTCCGATGGCCACAACTTTACAAACCCCGAACATCCAGCAGCTCCCGAAACGCTTCCAGTCCATCATTGACCCGCGATCGCCGAGCACATTCACACGCACACCGCTACTGGTGGACACGGAATCGGTAACGCTGGATTGCAGCAATCTGGCCAACATCGTTTCAACGCTACAGTACGACGATGTCCGCGAAGAAGATCGCGGTGAAGCATCGTTCAAGGATTGCAACACGGAAGGGCTTCCGGTTGATATCTGCAGCCTACAGATTGAGCAAGATGACGATGAATCGGCCCCGATACTGGAGCCAACCGACCAGAACGAGGTGACGGTGTTTGAGGATGCCGAGGTCGTACCGTTTGCAGGTATTGATCCTCGTTCACCCTGCATTGCCATTGCGCGCACCCCCATTGTTTTGGGAAAGgacgaaggtaacgatcgcgTCGAGAAGAATCGGGAAGCCATGATGGAGCAGGTAGAGAAGGATGAGGACACGAAAAGAAACGTCGAAGGCCAAGAACACACACCGAAACAGAACaatctccagcagcagcagcaacagggtgATGAAGCTTGTCGGGGAGATGCAAcaccgaaaaaggataaacagTCTCCGGCGTCTGGTGGTCTGAAGGTGGCCGGCTCGCGCACACCTCTGGGGTGTGTGACGAACATTGGGACGGCGGGGAACAACATTCGCCGGCTAGCACTGATGGGCCAGTTAAAGCAGAAGACCATCGCGACCGACGAGCAGAAGCTCATCGCTCGCAGTCCCAACACGGCCAGTGCGGAATCGGGGAATCCTGCCGCGAAGCATGTGAACCGTTCGCGAATTCCTAAACTGCGTCTCTCGTAGCGAGGCTGGGGTGACGATTGTAATCCGtctttttctttattcttGTTTAATAAAATTCTCAAACCATCTGACTCCGAATCGGCACGCGTTGTTTCGTTTGAATAGGTAGCACTTTTTCACCGGGCCGTCGAGAGAAAAAACCTCTCCTTTTGCGTGTCCGACCACGTAAACATCAAAGAAGCCGGCGATTAAAAATACGCGAACAGCGCCGAGTCGTCGTCACCAATTTTGTGCTCCTGCAACGTACACGAACATGGCTTATCGGGATCGGAAACTAGCGGCACCGAAAGTGCCGAACGCGTGGCGTttgccaacgccaccacctcaaccggccaccgggcagCGGAAATCGGGAACGAGCAACGCACGGAACACCGAGGATCGCATGGCCGGTTCGAAGATACCGCAACCGAAGACACCATCATCCTCTacggcagcaacgacgaccgcGGCCATGAAGAAGAGTGCACAGGAAAAGTTCAACCAAGTCCAGCGGCAGCATGTGGAAAAGGCACGCCAGTATGCGACCGAGTACGTATcgagcgaggaggaggacgatgatgcaGCGAACGGCCAGCGAGACGGTGCCGCCCGGAACGACGGATCCGCTACACAGAACATTCTCGGCTCGGTGCTCAAGAACTACAACGGCGCGCCCTCGGATATGGGCAAAACGCAGGAATATTTGCAGAATTTGCTCGAATCACGCAACGCCGTTTGTCTAATCTGCATCGGAACGGTAAAACGGGCGGACAAGGTACTGTGTGGGAATTGGCTGCAGGGTTTATCGTCTCTCGGTTCCTTAAACCGcattttattcgattttcagATATGGTCCTGCCAATCGTGCTACACCTTTTTCCATCTGCTGTGCATCCAGCGGTGGGCCAACGATCGCATCTCTATGAAACGCATGCAccacgaggagcaggaggGTTACTACAACAATCGGGGCGAGTACATCCCAAAGCCGGTTCTCTCCGTGCACTGGGATTGTCCAAAGTGTCGTCACGAGTACGAACCAGTGGACATACCACGGCACTACGAGTGTTTCTGTGGAAAAGAGCAAGATCCAGCACAACATCCGTGGCTGATACCGCATTCGTGTGGTGAACCGTGCGGTAAGCAGCTGAAACCGGCCTGTGGTCATCACTGCCGGTTACTGTGTCACCCGGGACCATGTCCACCGTGTCCGCAGACGGTCAGTGTGTCGTGTCGGTGCGCGAAATCGGCTCCGAAAACGATTCGCTGTTCACAGGGCTCTTGGACCTGCACGGTAAAGGTAGGTGTTTCGCTTGTCGCAGTAGGCCTGGTGGGAAATCTTTAATTgaacttgccatttttcattttacccCGTAGTGCACCCGGAAGCTGGACTGCGGAATACACGAGTGCACGGAACGGTGCCACCCAACCGGTGAGTGTCCACCGTGCCGGAATCGTAGCAAACAACCGTGTCTCTGTGGAGCCGAGAGCAAGGAAGTGAACTGTTTCGAGTCTCGGTGGCAGTGTGAGAAAGTTTGCAACCGACCGTACTCCTGTTCGCTGCACAAGTGTGAGCTGCGGTGTCACGCTGGTCCTTGTGGGGAGTGTCCACTCGGGAAGCCACGATCGTGTCCCTGCGGTCGAACCCAAACACGAGCCGCCTGCTCGGAACGGATTGGTACCTGTGGCGATACGTGCCAAAAGATGCTGGCTTGCGGTGTGCACCAGTGTATGGAACGATGCCACGAGGGAGAGTGCGGTAGCTGTCTCGTGCTGGTACAGAAAACGTGCCGGTGTGGTCAGACGAACAGGGAGATACCGTGCTCGAAGGAAGCGACTTGCGAAACGAAGTGTAAAAAGGTGCGCCGTTGTGGTCGACATCCCTGCAACCGCAAGTGCTGCGATGGCCAGTGTCCGGATTGCGATAAAGTTTGTGGCAAAACGCTCTCGTGCGGACGGCACAAGTGTTCCTCTTGCTGCCATCAGGGTGCGTGCTATCCGTGCAATCAAAAGTCCAGCGTCAAGTGTCGGTAGGTTCCAAGGTTTCCTTGGATTCGTGTTCTCTCTCGTTAAGCTATTATTTTTTGCCCTTCTCAGATGCGGTGGAACGTCCACGGAGGTAGCGTGTGGTCGGGAGAAGAAAGCACATGCCCCCAAGTGCACACTGCCCTGCCGTCAGCCCGCCAAGTGTCACCATCAGAATCCACATGCGTGCCACGCCGGCGAATGCCCACCGTGTGTACAGCCGTGCGGTGAACCGAACGACACGACCAACTGCGAGCATCCGTGTGCGGTCAAGTGCCACGATGCGGTTACGGTGGTAACGAAGGATAAACACTTCAAACCCGT
Proteins encoded in this region:
- the LOC126576892 gene encoding NF-X1-type zinc finger protein NFXL1; translation: MKQLQTEKKVANGKQKPGLNKKLKAGKKHKQKPKPKDSEESSDEDVEPLKETRVSDEPIPRKTRWTNKQRVLVLCARGINHRDRHLMNDLKTLMPHHRAEPKMERWKTLSVVNEMCEMKHCNKVILFEGRRKRDLYMWLANVGKGPSVKFLVENVHTMGEMKLTGNCLRGSRPLLSFDESFTGQPHLALIKELLTQTFGVPNYHPKSQPFIDRVISFTYLDNRIWYRHFQILSEDGGLTEIGPRFVMNPIKIFSGSFEGVAIWENPDYQSPSKHRQILRKAASMKYLEKTKHKIDRELNAPKNTHDFDPYGEIFQGKAERKAEQLVEKEQEQPQRNQERRQIEAMQKRMKQKEAMRKLKLAAAKKNALKKASKINARKRTAERPGMANGKGKRQMNGRGKFFPRLRPLFTYSEEMGSFNSKISPSNDKIRNAEQGEESTTDPRSPTLHINRSPISPEKGGISRASITKGKDLTSALTDGPTETPMATTLQTPNIQQLPKRFQSIIDPRSPSTFTRTPLLVDTESVTLDCSNLANIVSTLQYDDVREEDRGEASFKDCNTEGLPVDICSLQIEQDDDESAPILEPTDQNEVTVFEDAEVVPFAGIDPRSPCIAIARTPIVLGKDEGNDRVEKNREAMMEQVEKDEDTKRNVEGQEHTPKQNNLQQQQQQGDEACRGDATPKKDKQSPASGGLKVAGSRTPLGCVTNIGTAGNNIRRLALMGQLKQKTIATDEQKLIARSPNTASAESGNPAAKHTSKKPAIKNTRTAPSRRHQFCAPATYTNMAYRDRKLAAPKVPNAWRLPTPPPQPATGQRKSGTSNARNTEDRMAGSKIPQPKTPSSSTAATTTAAMKKSAQEKFNQVQRQHVEKARQYATEYVSSEEEDDDAANGQRDGAARNDGSATQNILGSVLKNYNGAPSDMGKTQEYLQNLLESRNAVCLICIGTVKRADKIWSCQSCYTFFHLLCIQRWANDRISMKRMHHEEQEGYYNNRGEYIPKPVLSVHWDCPKCRHEYEPVDIPRHYECFCGKEQDPAQHPWLIPHSCGEPCGKQLKPACGHHCRLLCHPGPCPPCPQTVSVSCRCAKSAPKTIRCSQGSWTCTVKCTRKLDCGIHECTERCHPTGECPPCRNRSKQPCLCGAESKEVNCFESRWQCEKVCNRPYSCSLHKCELRCHAGPCGECPLGKPRSCPCGRTQTRAACSERIGTCGDTCQKMLACGVHQCMERCHEGECGSCLVLVQKTCRCGQTNREIPCSKEATCETKCKKVRRCGRHPCNRKCCDGQCPDCDKVCGKTLSCGRHKCSSCCHQGACYPCNQKSSVKCRCGGTSTEVACGREKKAHAPKCTLPCRQPAKCHHQNPHACHAGECPPCVQPCGEPNDTTNCEHPCAVKCHDAVTVVTKDKHFKPVGPWDVPREIVEVKRLPHPVCEVKVPVMCLGGHETSEWPCHNSKPASCGRPCGRLLKCGLHRCPLQCHKVTHRASTTQDSRCEPCAAGCVVPRPAGCVHPCKRRCHQNPCEPCMVSIKDKCYCGLTQVFYTCNDIYPPVEGATEEMRERRNAVLSCGQKCIKNLACGHRCSSVCHPGACPNPELCTKKVKVTCACNHRKAELPCNVAKESGALECDDACEAIRVQRQQEEQAKEEERRAQEELANQRELEEYERKFNRRKHRERKRHEVKEQESRNLMLYILPAIIVLVGVILYFVLLQ
- the LOC126578827 gene encoding uncharacterized protein LOC126578827 isoform X2 yields the protein MGSFNSKISPSNDKIRNAEQGEESTTDPRSPTLHINRSPISPEGGISRASITKGKDLTSALTDGPTETPMATTLQTPNIQQLPKRFQSIIDPRSPSTFTRTPLLVDTESVTLDCSNLANIVSTLQYDDVREEDRGEASFKDCNTEGLPVDICSLQIEQDDDESAPILEPTDQNEVTVFEDAEVVPFAGIDPRSPCIAIARTPIVLGKDEGNDRVEKNREAMMEQVEKDEDTKRNVEGQEHTPKQNNLQQQQQQGDEACRGDATPKKDKQSPASGGLKVAGSRTPLGCVTNIGTAGNNIRRLALMGQLKQKTIATDEQKLIARSPNTASAESGNPAAKHVNRSRIPKLRLS
- the LOC126578827 gene encoding uncharacterized protein LOC126578827 isoform X1 codes for the protein MGSFNSKISPSNDKIRNAEQGEESTTDPRSPTLHINRSPISPEKGGISRASITKGKDLTSALTDGPTETPMATTLQTPNIQQLPKRFQSIIDPRSPSTFTRTPLLVDTESVTLDCSNLANIVSTLQYDDVREEDRGEASFKDCNTEGLPVDICSLQIEQDDDESAPILEPTDQNEVTVFEDAEVVPFAGIDPRSPCIAIARTPIVLGKDEGNDRVEKNREAMMEQVEKDEDTKRNVEGQEHTPKQNNLQQQQQQGDEACRGDATPKKDKQSPASGGLKVAGSRTPLGCVTNIGTAGNNIRRLALMGQLKQKTIATDEQKLIARSPNTASAESGNPAAKHVNRSRIPKLRLS